From a region of the uncultured Desulfatiglans sp. genome:
- a CDS encoding hypothetical protein (Evidence 5 : Unknown function): protein MFSLNSTLSANRQVKEVLASEMVKSGYYNACTIGETDLAVKLNTGVI, encoded by the coding sequence TTGTTTTCCCTCAATTCGACCCTGTCCGCCAACCGGCAGGTCAAAGAGGTGCTGGCGAGTGAAATGGTGAAAAGCGGCTATTACAACGCATGTACCATAGGGGAAACAGACTTGGCTGTCAAGCTAAACACTGGTGTGATCTAG
- a CDS encoding Amino acid/amide ABC transporter membrane protein 1, HAAT family, translated as MDTSFFFTQLISGLTIATLLFLVASGLTLIFGVGNVFNFAHGSFYMLGAYFGYQFSAVWGSNFFLTLVMTGICAGLIGMVVECLFLRRIYGRANEGGFQILLTYCLILIIDDLVKLIWGAEYKSLARPAGFDGAVQLGDIFIPAYNLLIIGVGLMAVILAWLILSRTRAGRVARAAAVDREIVGVLGVNVPMTMTMVFGIATALGGMAGTLAAPMRTVTPGAGIEVIIDSLIVVVIGGMGNFWGAWLGAILIGEVVAFGVAFVPKWATLFSFLILVIVLVFKPEGLFSARRTR; from the coding sequence ATGGACACGTCTTTTTTCTTCACACAGTTGATCAGTGGTCTGACCATAGCCACGCTCCTCTTTTTAGTGGCCAGCGGCCTGACCTTGATCTTCGGGGTCGGCAACGTCTTCAACTTTGCCCATGGCTCCTTCTACATGCTCGGGGCTTACTTCGGCTATCAGTTTTCAGCGGTTTGGGGATCCAACTTTTTCCTCACCCTCGTCATGACCGGGATCTGCGCCGGGTTAATCGGCATGGTGGTCGAGTGCTTGTTTCTGAGGCGCATCTATGGCAGGGCCAATGAGGGCGGCTTCCAGATTCTGCTGACCTACTGTCTGATTTTGATCATAGACGACCTAGTCAAGCTGATCTGGGGAGCGGAGTATAAATCCCTCGCGCGCCCGGCGGGATTTGATGGCGCAGTCCAGTTGGGCGACATCTTCATTCCGGCCTACAACCTTCTCATTATCGGCGTCGGCCTGATGGCGGTGATCCTGGCATGGCTGATCCTATCAAGGACACGGGCCGGCCGCGTAGCGAGAGCCGCCGCAGTGGATCGTGAGATCGTCGGCGTTCTGGGGGTCAACGTCCCCATGACCATGACTATGGTCTTCGGCATCGCTACGGCGCTCGGCGGCATGGCCGGAACACTGGCCGCCCCGATGCGCACGGTCACCCCCGGGGCCGGCATCGAGGTAATCATCGACTCTTTGATCGTGGTTGTGATCGGGGGCATGGGCAACTTCTGGGGAGCCTGGCTCGGAGCCATTCTAATAGGGGAAGTTGTGGCCTTCGGTGTGGCTTTCGTACCCAAATGGGCAACCCTTTTCAGCTTTCTCATTTTGGTGATTGTCTTGGTTTTCAAGCCGGAGGGACTGTTCTCCGCACGTCGGACAAGGTAG
- a CDS encoding Amino acid/amide ABC transporter substrate-binding protein, HAAT family, which yields MKKITCVFFVALFLAVVAVPLAVQAQDKVIRIGAMYPMTGRAGLYGIDSVAAAEMAIDEINGKGGVNGYTLDITFTDSKARPAYAVRVATRYITEDKVHFLFGVVSSGVGLAITEISQQYKTIFIGTDHASTQLTVDKLQPYYFRVSNNTFMSMAAGALYLKELRETKDWKTIAYIGPDYAYGHDQWNELKYNLDRLGIQYEVVGEYWPKLFEPDYTAYITSLSRDNPDILVAGFWGGDTVAFLKQAMPYGLLKKSLYFHPDAGGNYELMSAMGADLPAGLVLGARHYNNWPDTELNRKFVQEFHKRTGRYPTYAASGAYVGVYAIAKAVETVGNPDDTEALVKALENLKLKAPWDPEGFTSYMRPETHQLKKMQAIGVTMPNNDFPPAKMMLGDWKIYSPEDVMPPADYIKEKRK from the coding sequence ATGAAAAAGATTACCTGCGTCTTTTTTGTGGCCTTGTTTCTTGCGGTTGTTGCAGTTCCCCTCGCCGTCCAGGCACAAGACAAGGTCATCCGGATCGGGGCCATGTATCCAATGACCGGACGGGCCGGCCTGTACGGGATCGACTCTGTCGCCGCCGCCGAAATGGCCATCGACGAAATCAATGGCAAGGGCGGGGTCAACGGCTATACGCTGGACATTACCTTTACGGACAGCAAGGCCAGGCCAGCTTACGCTGTGAGGGTGGCCACCCGCTACATCACCGAAGACAAGGTCCATTTCCTCTTCGGGGTAGTCAGCTCCGGTGTCGGTCTGGCCATCACCGAAATATCACAGCAGTACAAAACCATTTTCATCGGCACCGACCATGCATCCACGCAGCTCACCGTTGACAAATTGCAGCCGTATTACTTCCGGGTTTCCAACAACACCTTCATGTCCATGGCTGCAGGTGCGCTCTATCTGAAGGAACTCAGGGAAACCAAGGATTGGAAGACCATCGCTTACATCGGCCCGGATTACGCCTATGGCCACGATCAGTGGAACGAACTCAAATACAATCTGGATCGCCTCGGCATCCAATACGAAGTCGTGGGAGAATACTGGCCGAAACTGTTTGAACCCGATTACACGGCCTACATCACTTCCCTGAGCCGTGACAATCCGGATATCCTCGTAGCAGGTTTCTGGGGCGGGGACACCGTCGCTTTTCTCAAGCAGGCCATGCCGTATGGCCTGCTCAAGAAATCGCTTTACTTCCATCCGGATGCCGGTGGCAACTATGAACTGATGAGCGCGATGGGGGCGGATCTGCCGGCGGGCCTCGTGCTGGGCGCGCGCCATTATAACAACTGGCCGGATACGGAGCTCAACCGAAAGTTCGTCCAGGAATTCCACAAACGTACCGGCCGCTATCCAACCTATGCGGCTTCCGGCGCCTATGTAGGTGTTTACGCGATCGCGAAGGCCGTCGAAACGGTCGGCAATCCGGATGACACCGAGGCGCTGGTCAAGGCTTTGGAAAACTTGAAGCTCAAGGCCCCATGGGATCCTGAAGGTTTCACCTCCTATATGCGTCCTGAAACCCACCAGCTGAAAAAGATGCAGGCCATAGGCGTAACGATGCCTAACAATGATTTCCCGCCAGCCAAAATGATGCTCGGCGACTGGAAAATCTATTCTCCAGAAGATGTCATGCCGCCAGCCGATTATATCAAGGAAAAGCGTAAGTAA
- the livG gene encoding leucine/isoleucine/valine transporter subunit; ATP-binding component of ABC superfamily (Evidence 2a : Function from experimental evidences in other organisms; PubMedId : 14702302, 2195019; Product type t : transporter), giving the protein MTPILQITSLNKSFGGLHVTSDVSFAVMPGEISAIIGPNGAGKTTLFNQITGRFRPDGGSIMFDGHEIIGKSPQQIVALGIGRAFQIASIFPDETVLNNIRVACLSKLSQTRKYLHPVEHFQQATEDAHAVLESLGLDQQAHRMAFELAHGDQKLLDIGIALALRPRLLLLDEPTAGMSPEERLHTKELILKLWKDFDLSLVFIEHDMDMVFGIAQTVRVLQQGTLLADDTPEKIRANKQVITAYLGEEF; this is encoded by the coding sequence ATGACGCCCATCCTTCAAATAACATCCCTGAACAAGTCCTTCGGCGGCCTCCACGTCACCAGCGATGTGAGTTTCGCCGTGATGCCGGGGGAGATTTCCGCCATCATCGGACCCAACGGGGCAGGCAAGACCACACTCTTCAATCAGATCACCGGGCGCTTTAGACCGGACGGGGGCAGCATTATGTTCGATGGGCACGAGATCATCGGGAAATCCCCCCAACAGATCGTTGCCCTGGGAATCGGCCGCGCGTTTCAGATCGCCTCCATTTTTCCGGATGAAACCGTCCTGAACAACATTCGCGTGGCTTGTTTGTCCAAGCTGAGCCAAACCCGGAAATACCTGCACCCGGTCGAACATTTCCAGCAGGCCACCGAGGATGCACATGCGGTTCTGGAAAGCCTCGGACTCGACCAGCAAGCCCACCGTATGGCGTTCGAGCTGGCGCACGGAGACCAGAAACTGCTCGACATCGGAATAGCTCTGGCTCTCCGGCCCAGATTGCTGCTGCTGGACGAACCAACCGCCGGGATGTCCCCTGAAGAGCGCCTCCACACCAAGGAACTGATCCTCAAGCTCTGGAAAGATTTCGATCTGAGCCTCGTCTTCATCGAACACGACATGGACATGGTCTTCGGCATCGCCCAGACCGTAAGGGTGCTCCAGCAGGGAACGCTCCTGGCGGATGACACCCCCGAAAAGATCCGCGCCAACAAACAGGTCATCACTGCATACCTGGGAGAAGAGTTCTGA
- the dhaT gene encoding 1,3-propanediol dehydrogenase: MQKTLLFQTTPRIVMGAGCLAQIPAEVKRLGGGKVLIVTDPGLVKTGIAERLERVLRDDGLAFSCYDKVEPDPRLEIARDAADALRASGADVVIGLGGGSSIDIAKIAALMVENDGDLADYFGVDLVPRPGRKTLIVPTTAGTGSEVTPIVILSDEAEKLKKGVVSPYLFPSVALLDPELTLDLPPQVTAATGMDALIHAVEAFTSKNAYPMTDMLAREAISLLADNIRTAFANGQDLEARTCMLEGSLLAGMAFANAGVTAVHAFAYPIGAEFHIPHGVANSIMLAPVMEFNMLGNLPKFAEMAELLGEEIEGMSLRDMALAAVDAMRTLAADLRIPAHLSLFGIQESDIPNLAQGVMKVTRLLANNPRTMTQEDAERIYLSVL, translated from the coding sequence ATGCAAAAGACTCTCTTGTTTCAGACCACGCCGCGCATCGTCATGGGCGCCGGCTGTCTTGCCCAGATCCCCGCCGAAGTCAAGCGGCTCGGCGGCGGCAAGGTCCTGATCGTCACCGACCCGGGCCTGGTGAAGACGGGAATCGCCGAACGGCTCGAGCGGGTGCTGCGGGATGACGGCCTGGCCTTCTCATGCTATGACAAGGTCGAACCCGATCCAAGGCTGGAGATCGCCAGGGATGCCGCAGACGCCTTGCGCGCTTCCGGCGCGGATGTCGTGATCGGGCTCGGAGGCGGCTCCTCCATCGACATCGCCAAAATAGCCGCCTTGATGGTTGAAAACGACGGCGATCTGGCCGATTATTTCGGGGTCGACCTGGTTCCCAGACCCGGCCGCAAGACCCTGATTGTCCCCACTACTGCGGGCACCGGCAGCGAAGTGACCCCGATCGTCATCCTGTCAGACGAAGCGGAGAAGCTGAAAAAAGGGGTGGTCAGCCCCTATCTGTTTCCTTCGGTAGCCCTTCTGGACCCGGAGCTGACCCTCGATCTGCCGCCGCAGGTCACCGCCGCTACTGGCATGGATGCCCTGATCCACGCGGTGGAAGCCTTTACCTCCAAAAACGCCTACCCTATGACGGACATGCTCGCCCGCGAGGCGATCAGCCTCCTTGCCGACAATATCCGCACCGCCTTTGCGAACGGCCAGGATCTGGAGGCCCGCACCTGCATGCTGGAAGGCAGCCTTCTTGCCGGGATGGCCTTCGCCAACGCCGGCGTGACCGCCGTGCATGCCTTCGCCTACCCCATCGGCGCCGAGTTTCATATCCCCCACGGGGTGGCCAACAGCATCATGCTGGCCCCGGTCATGGAATTCAACATGCTCGGCAACCTGCCCAAATTCGCCGAAATGGCTGAACTCCTGGGCGAGGAGATCGAGGGCATGAGCCTTCGCGACATGGCCCTGGCGGCCGTGGATGCCATGCGCACCCTAGCTGCGGATCTCCGCATCCCGGCCCATCTGAGCCTTTTCGGCATCCAGGAATCGGACATCCCGAACCTGGCTCAGGGGGTCATGAAGGTCACCCGGCTCTTGGCCAACAACCCCCGAACCATGACCCAGGAGGACGCCGAGAGGATCTATCTGAGCGTTCTGTAA
- the livF gene encoding leucine/isoleucine/valine transporter subunit; ATP-binding component of ABC superfamily (Evidence 2a : Function from experimental evidences in other organisms; PubMedId : 14702302, 2195019; Product type t : transporter): MERILRAVDLNTYYGRSHILFNVSLDVDTGETVCLMGRNGVGKSTTFRSLVGLTPPREGRVFFKDNECTGLAAYKMARMGLGFVPEDRRILGPFTVRENLELGRIPGRSGRWNLESVFEQFPVLAVMAGRTGGTLSGGEQQMLTIARALMGNPDLLLLDEPSEGLSPVIVGTLRGLILDLKEAKTTILLSEQNMRFAMAVSDRVVLLDKGHVVYGGTVEAFRQAEDIQKTYLAV; the protein is encoded by the coding sequence ATGGAAAGGATCCTCAGGGCCGTCGATCTCAACACCTATTACGGCCGAAGCCATATTCTCTTCAATGTCAGCCTGGATGTGGACACGGGTGAAACGGTCTGCCTGATGGGGCGAAACGGCGTGGGAAAATCCACCACCTTCCGCTCGCTGGTCGGATTGACCCCCCCCAGGGAAGGCCGGGTCTTTTTTAAAGACAACGAATGCACCGGCCTGGCGGCTTACAAGATGGCCCGGATGGGCCTGGGGTTCGTCCCTGAAGACCGCCGCATTCTGGGACCGTTCACCGTCCGTGAAAACCTCGAGCTGGGGCGTATTCCAGGTCGTTCGGGCCGCTGGAACCTCGAATCCGTTTTCGAGCAGTTTCCAGTTCTGGCAGTCATGGCCGGCCGGACAGGCGGAACGCTGTCGGGCGGGGAGCAGCAAATGCTCACCATTGCCCGGGCTCTGATGGGCAACCCGGACCTGCTGCTGCTCGATGAACCTTCCGAGGGGCTGTCCCCGGTCATCGTAGGAACGCTCAGGGGCCTGATCCTCGATCTGAAAGAGGCCAAAACGACCATCCTGCTCTCCGAGCAGAACATGCGCTTCGCCATGGCCGTTTCGGATCGCGTGGTATTGCTCGACAAGGGTCACGTGGTGTATGGTGGAACGGTCGAGGCGTTTCGTCAGGCGGAAGACATCCAGAAGACCTATCTGGCGGTTTAA
- a CDS encoding Amino acid/amide ABC transporter membrane protein 2, HAAT family, which produces MLEKITRRLIPASPLGLLVLIFAMVPVITNSPYKLNVASHILVWGLFAVSFNMLWGITGMLSFGQALYYGLGAYSVGLMVDYLGSAWFLPALAAGLLMAFLLSFLLGLLVIRVGGVYFTMLTLAFAQLAWQITFKWYDFTGGDDGIQGIIPPGILQNRIVYYYFVLLLVFLSIWTLKRMAYSPFGMILRCIQQNPERIRFLGRRVRRNQLRIYMISSFFAALAGGIMAGVDSSIHTDMLLWTTSGEAILMSVLGGISQFFGPFFGAAVFILLEDNIGAVTEYWPLIIGSVMLFMVIIFPKGIVGEALSLKVRFGKTDTGRSS; this is translated from the coding sequence ATGTTAGAGAAGATCACTCGCCGTTTGATACCGGCTTCCCCGCTTGGGCTTCTGGTCCTGATTTTTGCCATGGTACCTGTCATCACGAATTCCCCCTACAAGCTCAATGTGGCAAGCCACATCCTCGTCTGGGGTTTGTTCGCCGTCTCATTCAACATGCTCTGGGGCATCACAGGCATGCTCTCCTTTGGGCAGGCGTTGTATTATGGGCTGGGCGCCTACAGCGTCGGCCTCATGGTAGACTACCTGGGCAGCGCCTGGTTTCTGCCTGCTTTGGCGGCAGGGCTGCTGATGGCCTTCTTGCTCTCATTTTTGCTGGGGCTTCTGGTCATTCGTGTCGGAGGCGTTTACTTCACCATGCTCACCCTTGCCTTCGCTCAGCTTGCCTGGCAGATCACCTTCAAATGGTACGATTTCACGGGCGGCGATGACGGCATCCAGGGAATCATCCCCCCTGGAATTCTCCAGAACCGGATCGTGTATTATTATTTCGTGCTGCTACTGGTGTTCCTTTCCATCTGGACCCTCAAGCGAATGGCCTACAGTCCGTTCGGCATGATTCTGCGCTGTATTCAGCAGAACCCGGAGCGCATCCGGTTTTTGGGGCGCCGGGTGCGCCGCAACCAACTGCGCATTTACATGATCTCATCTTTCTTCGCGGCATTGGCCGGAGGTATAATGGCCGGTGTCGACAGCTCGATTCACACCGATATGCTTCTGTGGACCACTTCCGGCGAGGCCATCCTCATGTCGGTGCTCGGGGGCATCAGCCAGTTCTTCGGGCCTTTTTTCGGCGCCGCCGTTTTCATCCTCCTGGAAGACAATATCGGGGCCGTTACTGAGTACTGGCCCTTGATCATCGGATCGGTCATGCTCTTCATGGTGATCATCTTTCCCAAGGGGATCGTCGGCGAGGCGTTGAGCCTCAAGGTGCGGTTCGGTAAAACCGACACGGGGAGGTCAAGCTGA
- a CDS encoding putative Radical SAM domain protein (Evidence 3 : Putative function from multiple computational evidences), which yields MITGKSIWKPLLQWMVTGEAGRLRMSRRLPKWPGRLTVPGLYLHVPFCKNPCPYCPYNRIKYDESLFMAYEKAVKEEIDLYGPHLDGQAFCSLYIGGGTPTVNWRGLVSIVCHLQERFQKIGDICVELHPGSMEVDCLSALKDIGVTMLSIGVESTSDVMLKRIKRSHDARVALEAVKRSMRMGFKSVNVDLMFALPGQTLSEWEHDVKTVVGLGVDQLSTYPMFSFPYSDLGKSNSLQQVERPSHCRVKSMLEFSDKHCEENGLQQCTVWSWVKPWKGKFSSITRHHFIGFGPSAASMTGADFYVNTFDVKAYATRLPSARPVAVSMPIQRRLEMAYWLYWRIYELEASSEEFRRVFGSNACLDAEFGHLLRPLIPMGLVDRTNDTYRITKSGAYWIHRLQNEYSLSYINHLWGRCRKEPWPEEVKL from the coding sequence GTGATCACTGGCAAAAGCATATGGAAGCCACTTTTACAATGGATGGTTACCGGAGAGGCGGGCCGACTTAGGATGTCGAGACGGTTACCGAAATGGCCGGGACGGCTTACGGTGCCCGGACTTTACCTCCATGTCCCCTTCTGCAAGAACCCCTGTCCCTATTGCCCATACAACCGTATTAAATATGACGAAAGTCTCTTCATGGCATACGAGAAGGCTGTTAAAGAGGAGATCGATTTATATGGTCCGCACTTAGATGGGCAGGCGTTTTGCTCACTTTACATAGGCGGGGGAACGCCGACCGTAAACTGGCGTGGACTTGTTTCCATTGTTTGCCACCTGCAAGAGCGGTTTCAAAAAATCGGAGATATCTGTGTTGAGCTGCACCCCGGAAGTATGGAAGTGGACTGTCTTTCCGCGCTGAAGGATATAGGCGTTACTATGCTCTCCATTGGGGTTGAGTCCACCTCTGATGTCATGCTGAAGCGCATCAAGAGAAGTCATGATGCCCGCGTAGCGCTTGAGGCGGTGAAACGATCCATGAGAATGGGATTTAAATCAGTCAACGTCGACTTGATGTTTGCCCTTCCCGGCCAGACCCTTTCGGAATGGGAGCACGATGTTAAAACGGTTGTGGGACTTGGTGTCGATCAGCTGAGCACTTACCCGATGTTCTCATTTCCATACTCTGATCTTGGCAAGAGTAATAGCCTTCAGCAAGTGGAACGTCCATCTCATTGCCGCGTCAAATCTATGTTGGAATTCAGTGACAAGCATTGCGAAGAGAATGGATTGCAGCAGTGTACTGTGTGGAGCTGGGTTAAACCCTGGAAAGGGAAGTTCAGTTCAATCACCCGCCATCACTTTATTGGTTTTGGGCCAAGCGCGGCCTCCATGACAGGCGCAGATTTTTACGTCAATACTTTCGATGTCAAGGCCTACGCAACCAGACTGCCATCAGCGCGACCCGTTGCGGTATCTATGCCGATACAGCGTCGACTTGAGATGGCGTATTGGCTTTATTGGCGCATCTATGAACTGGAAGCGTCTAGTGAAGAATTTCGTAGAGTTTTTGGCTCAAATGCCTGCCTGGATGCCGAGTTTGGACATTTGTTGCGCCCTCTGATACCGATGGGGCTGGTCGATCGCACGAACGACACCTACCGCATCACGAAATCGGGAGCATATTGGATTCACCGATTGCAGAATGAGTATAGCCTAAGCTATATTAACCACTTGTGGGGTAGATGCCGAAAAGAACCATGGCCAGAAGAAGTAAAACTATGA
- a CDS encoding hypothetical protein (Evidence 5 : Unknown function): MAAKKPGLYVLPFSCSVNPAFSFWICFFLFLICLFVLSKKIRLISVMVVIHGEGNHEPNCPMRPFWICFRA; encoded by the coding sequence TTGGCGGCTAAAAAACCTGGATTGTATGTTCTTCCTTTTTCTTGCTCTGTAAACCCTGCCTTTTCTTTCTGGATCTGCTTCTTTCTCTTTTTAATTTGTCTTTTCGTGCTATCTAAAAAGATTAGACTTATAAGTGTTATGGTTGTCATCCACGGCGAGGGCAACCATGAACCAAACTGTCCGATGCGTCCATTTTGGATCTGTTTTCGAGCGTAA
- the aor gene encoding Aor8, producing MFGFYNTVLNVDVSRKTFGSRSISDDLLKETLGGKGLATRLLLENNPGGVDPLGAENRLIFAIGPVSGSGIWGSCRHGVFTKSPQTGFYSESYSGGKLAEQMAACGFDALMVHGAADAPVWLEINEETVYFHPASDLWGLETYETEDRVNDWIKRNRPAGGGCGTVCIGPAGENLVAFAVIENDHWRSAGRTGVGAVMGSKKIKAIAFHGRRKKSFADDRLLRQFIREIAAESKDNPGVIAYKTKGTPMLVDIMNKAGGFPTRYWQKGRFEGASGINADALHQRCEVQPRSCLKCFMACGRLSTVKSGRHKGLRLEGPEYETIYAFGGLCEIDSIEEILYLNDLCDRLGLDTITAGNLAGLTIEAARQKRIEYHIDYGDVDAIARLLKDIAARRGIGDLLAQGIRNTAQAWGMSDQAVHVKGLEPAGYDPRVLKGMGLAYGASERGACHLRATFYKPELAGIVDSETIEGKAAVFAEWEDRLTVFDTLILCRFYRDLYQWEQLATILKAVTGLELERDSMRAIAARVKDDTRRFNIREGWTRLDDNLPPRFHQEVLPEEGKGITEAQMATMLAEYYRARGWNEAGEPPPQ from the coding sequence ATGTTCGGCTTTTACAACACGGTTCTCAATGTCGATGTGTCGCGGAAAACCTTTGGATCCAGGTCGATTTCCGATGACCTCCTCAAAGAAACGCTGGGCGGGAAGGGTCTGGCGACCCGTCTGCTGCTGGAGAACAACCCGGGAGGCGTAGACCCCCTGGGAGCGGAGAACCGCCTCATTTTCGCCATCGGCCCGGTATCCGGCAGCGGCATATGGGGATCGTGCCGCCACGGGGTGTTCACCAAATCCCCCCAGACCGGGTTTTACTCCGAATCCTACTCCGGCGGCAAACTGGCCGAACAGATGGCTGCCTGCGGATTCGACGCCCTCATGGTCCACGGAGCCGCCGATGCCCCTGTCTGGCTCGAAATCAACGAGGAAACCGTCTATTTCCATCCCGCCTCGGACCTGTGGGGTCTGGAAACCTATGAAACCGAAGACCGGGTCAACGACTGGATCAAAAGAAACCGCCCGGCCGGCGGCGGCTGCGGCACGGTCTGCATCGGACCGGCAGGCGAGAACCTGGTCGCCTTCGCGGTGATCGAAAACGATCACTGGCGGAGCGCCGGCCGCACCGGCGTCGGGGCCGTCATGGGGTCCAAGAAGATCAAGGCCATCGCCTTCCACGGCCGGCGCAAGAAGTCGTTCGCCGATGACAGACTGCTCAGGCAGTTCATCCGCGAGATCGCCGCCGAGTCGAAGGACAATCCGGGCGTCATCGCCTACAAAACCAAAGGAACGCCCATGCTGGTGGACATCATGAACAAGGCCGGCGGGTTCCCGACGCGTTACTGGCAGAAGGGGCGTTTCGAAGGAGCATCCGGAATCAACGCCGATGCGCTGCATCAGCGCTGTGAAGTCCAGCCCCGGTCCTGTCTGAAATGCTTCATGGCCTGCGGGCGGCTATCGACGGTCAAATCAGGTCGCCACAAAGGCCTGCGCCTCGAGGGGCCGGAGTATGAAACCATCTACGCGTTCGGCGGGCTGTGCGAAATCGACAGCATCGAGGAAATCCTCTATCTCAACGATCTGTGCGACCGCCTCGGCCTGGACACGATCACCGCCGGGAACCTGGCCGGGCTGACGATCGAAGCCGCCCGGCAGAAGCGGATCGAGTATCACATCGACTACGGCGACGTGGACGCCATCGCACGGCTGTTGAAAGACATCGCCGCGCGGCGTGGGATAGGCGACCTTCTGGCCCAAGGCATCCGAAACACCGCGCAGGCCTGGGGAATGTCCGACCAGGCCGTCCATGTCAAAGGGCTCGAACCGGCCGGCTACGACCCGCGTGTCCTCAAGGGCATGGGACTCGCTTACGGCGCATCGGAACGCGGCGCCTGCCACCTCCGGGCCACGTTCTACAAGCCGGAACTGGCCGGTATCGTCGATTCGGAAACCATCGAAGGTAAAGCGGCCGTCTTCGCCGAGTGGGAAGACCGTCTGACCGTGTTCGACACGCTGATCCTATGCCGCTTTTACCGGGACCTCTACCAGTGGGAACAGCTCGCCACCATTCTGAAAGCCGTGACCGGGCTCGAATTGGAGCGGGATTCCATGCGCGCCATCGCCGCCAGGGTCAAAGACGACACCCGCCGATTCAACATCCGCGAGGGCTGGACCAGGCTGGACGACAATCTCCCTCCCCGTTTCCACCAGGAAGTCCTTCCCGAGGAGGGCAAGGGGATCACCGAGGCTCAAATGGCCACGATGCTGGCCGAGTATTACCGGGCGCGCGGCTGGAATGAGGCCGGCGAACCTCCGCCGCAATAG
- a CDS encoding hypothetical protein (Evidence 5 : Unknown function) yields the protein MVRSASSAEFWPGWVFAFTSKLRGPILQSVLAYRNQSTLALCTTSLKVEERIQPKTSVLYAHICVPAPLEKIDWANSQIHALQPRSHQCLA from the coding sequence GTGGTCAGGTCCGCTTCCTCCGCAGAATTTTGGCCAGGATGGGTTTTCGCGTTCACTTCCAAGCTTCGCGGTCCCATCTTGCAAAGCGTCCTTGCCTATCGCAATCAATCGACCCTTGCGCTCTGCACAACCAGCTTGAAGGTCGAGGAACGGATCCAGCCGAAAACTTCCGTGCTATATGCTCATATCTGCGTGCCAGCGCCTCTTGAGAAGATCGATTGGGCAAATTCGCAGATCCACGCTTTACAGCCTAGATCACACCAGTGTTTAGCTTGA